One genomic region from Thermomicrobiales bacterium encodes:
- a CDS encoding GNAT family N-acetyltransferase, translating into MQPVELIELKMTLEFGIAPVGDILPIATNEQDDQPRVLVSHVANHFRMYLREDVPQMAHEQIRSLGAARCYDDEEVVRAILAHQMPIQHVRRICWYVAARRPSPAEYVDVRRVDDRYVIICDGREVAWAETDWENGEAAEVSIETHPDYRRRGFARQVTAAWIAAALDASKVGFYSHRLTNDASRAVASSLGLVHLSDEVEYI; encoded by the coding sequence ATGCAACCCGTCGAGCTGATCGAACTGAAGATGACGCTCGAATTCGGCATCGCCCCGGTTGGCGACATCCTGCCGATCGCTACGAACGAGCAGGATGACCAGCCGCGTGTTCTGGTGAGTCACGTCGCAAATCATTTCCGAATGTATCTGCGCGAAGACGTCCCTCAGATGGCTCACGAACAGATCCGTTCGCTCGGCGCTGCTCGCTGCTACGACGACGAAGAAGTGGTCCGCGCCATCCTCGCCCACCAGATGCCGATTCAGCATGTTCGACGTATCTGCTGGTATGTTGCGGCACGCCGCCCTTCGCCGGCAGAGTATGTGGACGTTCGCCGCGTCGACGACCGATACGTCATCATCTGCGATGGCCGCGAAGTCGCCTGGGCCGAGACAGACTGGGAGAACGGAGAGGCTGCCGAAGTCTCGATCGAGACGCATCCGGACTACCGCCGCCGCGGCTTCGCCCGTCAAGTGACCGCGGCGTGGATCGCCGCAGCCCTCGATGCCAGCAAGGTCGGTTTCTACAGCCACCGCCTCACCAATGACGCATCACGCGCGGTCGCGAGCAGCCTCGGCCTCGTACACCTTTCGGACGAGGTTGAGTACATCTGA
- a CDS encoding amidase: MDATDLCYMSATELMDAYKQKTLSPVEVTEAVLERMERVNPTLNAFVTVTADRARADAQAAERTYMQGDATGALTGVPISIKDITYTKGIRTTRGSLLYADEVPDEDAPFVERVYAAGAVMLGKTNTPELGWKGDSGNRVFGPTHNPWKHGHTPGGSSGGAATAVGAGLGPLASGTDGAGSIRIPAGFCGVYGLKPSLARVAYYPPSSVEKLAHIGPITRTVRDAALLMNVTAGADPRDAGTWPLDEDYLAACEGDIKGLRVGWSPDLGFANVDPEVAAITAQAAAKLADLGCDIEEVEIGLPDPWPIVDTLWSVAQAGAHRDNFDQVRDQIDPGRIPIIERGLAMSAIEHYAALAERGAWADAMRKFMERYDLLVTPQLPVTAFPAGDDHPGQINGVPTTYLGWTAFTYPFNVTGQPAATIPCGFAANGLPVALQFVGRWHDDATVLRASAAWEEAFPWRQHRPALG, from the coding sequence GTGGACGCAACCGATCTTTGCTACATGTCGGCGACCGAGTTGATGGACGCCTACAAACAGAAAACACTCTCACCTGTCGAGGTCACAGAGGCGGTCCTCGAGCGGATGGAGCGCGTGAACCCGACACTGAATGCGTTCGTTACCGTTACGGCGGATCGCGCCCGTGCCGACGCGCAAGCGGCTGAGCGCACCTACATGCAGGGCGATGCGACCGGCGCGCTGACTGGCGTGCCGATTTCGATCAAGGACATCACCTACACCAAAGGCATTCGCACGACACGCGGGTCGCTGTTGTACGCCGACGAAGTACCCGACGAAGACGCGCCGTTCGTCGAACGTGTCTATGCCGCCGGTGCGGTCATGCTCGGTAAGACCAACACGCCTGAGCTGGGCTGGAAGGGCGACTCGGGCAATCGCGTGTTCGGCCCAACGCACAATCCATGGAAGCACGGACACACTCCCGGTGGTTCGAGCGGTGGGGCAGCAACTGCGGTGGGAGCAGGGCTGGGGCCGCTGGCATCCGGTACCGACGGGGCAGGCTCGATCCGAATCCCGGCCGGATTCTGCGGCGTCTATGGGCTGAAGCCGTCGCTTGCACGAGTGGCGTACTACCCTCCGAGCTCGGTCGAGAAGCTGGCCCATATCGGCCCGATCACGCGGACTGTGCGCGATGCTGCGCTGCTCATGAACGTCACCGCCGGGGCAGATCCCCGCGACGCGGGAACATGGCCGCTCGACGAAGACTACCTGGCAGCCTGTGAGGGCGACATCAAGGGGCTGCGCGTTGGCTGGTCGCCAGACCTGGGATTCGCCAACGTTGATCCTGAGGTTGCTGCAATCACAGCGCAGGCCGCTGCGAAGCTCGCCGACCTCGGCTGCGACATTGAAGAGGTCGAAATCGGTCTGCCCGATCCGTGGCCAATCGTCGACACGCTCTGGTCGGTCGCGCAGGCCGGCGCTCATCGCGACAACTTTGATCAAGTCCGCGACCAGATCGATCCGGGTCGAATTCCGATCATCGAACGCGGGCTGGCGATGAGCGCGATTGAGCATTATGCAGCCCTGGCCGAGCGTGGTGCGTGGGCAGATGCCATGCGCAAATTCATGGAGCGCTACGACCTGCTGGTCACGCCGCAATTGCCGGTCACCGCGTTCCCCGCGGGCGACGATCATCCCGGCCAGATCAACGGTGTTCCAACGACCTACCTGGGCTGGACCGCGTTCACCTACCCGTTCAATGTCACCGGTCAGCCGGCTGCGACGATTCCCTGCGGGTTCGCCGCGAACGGATTGCCAGTTGCGCTGCAGTTCGTTGGTCGCTGGCACGACGATGCGACGGTTCTGCGCGCCTCAGCCGCCTGGGAGGAAGCATTCCCGTGGCGGCAGCATCGTCCGGCGCTGGGCTGA
- a CDS encoding MFS transporter: MTADVDDTAGEATEAQVDGYDARGVGVCSFAHFSHDMYTSFIGPLIPAIRDQLGIPLFLVSLMIPAQQMPSVFQPLIGYVADRTSRRWFVVLAPAIAAIAISSLGLAPNIATVLLLLLISGLASAMFHAPAVSLVGEYGGQRMGKAMSIFMSGGELSRTIGPLIITGAIALFTLRGSFVVAIFGIVASILLYFTLDTTGAEASQRDLEQPGFGALFRTRRRAVSAILAFSILIGIVTTPFNYFLVEFLIQRGHGEWYGGFALSTLFAAGIVGALVFGSLSDRIGRRPILLLLVATTPLLMSLYLWLENGSWLVLLVLALAGAAMMAPRTIILAMAAEVVPEARGPMAGMLLALGFVAQSIAALSFGALSDAVGISTAYWVVPFATFLCLPCVALMPRN; the protein is encoded by the coding sequence GTGACGGCAGACGTAGACGATACAGCTGGCGAGGCGACCGAGGCTCAGGTCGATGGCTATGACGCTCGGGGCGTCGGTGTCTGCTCGTTCGCCCACTTCTCGCACGACATGTACACGTCGTTTATTGGACCGCTCATCCCGGCGATCCGTGACCAGCTCGGCATCCCGCTCTTCCTCGTCAGCCTGATGATTCCTGCGCAGCAGATGCCGAGCGTCTTCCAGCCGTTGATTGGCTACGTCGCCGATCGCACCAGTCGACGCTGGTTCGTCGTTCTCGCGCCGGCCATCGCGGCGATAGCCATCTCGTCACTGGGCCTGGCTCCCAACATCGCCACCGTGTTGCTGTTGCTGCTGATCTCGGGACTCGCGTCGGCCATGTTCCATGCCCCGGCTGTCTCGTTGGTTGGCGAGTATGGCGGACAGCGCATGGGCAAGGCCATGTCGATCTTTATGTCAGGTGGGGAACTCTCGCGCACCATCGGTCCGCTGATCATCACCGGCGCGATCGCGCTGTTCACGTTGCGCGGCTCGTTCGTCGTGGCGATCTTCGGGATCGTCGCCTCGATCCTCCTCTACTTCACGCTCGACACGACCGGTGCTGAGGCATCTCAACGCGATCTGGAGCAGCCGGGCTTTGGGGCGTTGTTTCGCACGAGACGACGTGCGGTCTCAGCGATCCTCGCATTTTCAATTCTCATCGGCATAGTAACGACACCGTTCAACTATTTCCTGGTTGAGTTTCTGATTCAGCGCGGGCATGGCGAGTGGTACGGCGGATTCGCACTCTCGACGCTCTTTGCTGCTGGCATTGTCGGTGCGCTGGTATTCGGAAGTCTGTCTGACCGAATTGGTCGGCGACCGATCCTGCTCTTGCTGGTTGCCACGACCCCACTGTTGATGTCACTGTATCTCTGGCTGGAGAACGGTAGTTGGTTGGTGCTGCTAGTTCTTGCCCTTGCTGGTGCAGCCATGATGGCGCCGAGGACGATTATCCTGGCGATGGCAGCTGAAGTTGTGCCCGAAGCGCGCGGGCCGATGGCCGGCATGCTGTTGGCGCTCGGCTTCGTGGCGCAGAGCATCGCGGCGCTGAGCTTTGGCGCGCTATCCGATGCGGTCGGGATCAGCACCGCCTACTGGGTCGTGCCGTTCGCGACGTTCCTCTGCCTTCCGTGCGTCGCGCTGATGCCTCGAAACTAG
- a CDS encoding Sir2 family NAD-dependent protein deacetylase, with the protein MISTELTPDQTHRLGELAEIVRFHAPLVAFTGAGISTESGIPDYRGPQGLWTTGNAKPFTYDDFMNSPDARREWWKRLPERLAEVEARQPNAGHRALTQIERAFVMLAIVTQNIDGLQQEAGSDPARVIELHGSSRMVRCTKCGERYLAREILDAYGDQQDPPPCPNCGGILKSGTIAFGEPVPQDALRVGFTVAQQAGVMLVVGSTLLVNPAARVPAIAKESGAYLAILNKGQTGLDDIADLRVDAPAGLALTYLAERLLSSEPGF; encoded by the coding sequence TTGATCTCTACCGAACTGACGCCAGACCAGACGCACCGCCTCGGCGAGCTCGCCGAAATCGTTCGCTTCCACGCGCCGCTCGTCGCATTCACGGGCGCTGGCATCTCGACAGAGTCGGGCATCCCAGACTACCGTGGACCGCAGGGTCTATGGACCACCGGCAATGCCAAGCCGTTCACCTACGACGACTTCATGAATAGTCCGGACGCGCGTCGTGAGTGGTGGAAGCGCCTGCCGGAACGGCTGGCCGAGGTCGAAGCGCGCCAGCCAAACGCCGGCCACCGCGCACTGACACAGATCGAGCGCGCGTTCGTCATGCTGGCGATCGTCACTCAAAATATTGACGGACTCCAGCAGGAGGCCGGCTCCGATCCGGCGCGAGTGATCGAGCTGCACGGCAGCAGCCGGATGGTGCGCTGCACGAAGTGCGGCGAACGCTATCTGGCGCGCGAAATCCTGGATGCCTATGGCGACCAGCAGGACCCGCCGCCATGCCCGAATTGCGGCGGCATCCTGAAGTCCGGAACGATCGCGTTCGGCGAGCCGGTGCCGCAAGATGCGCTGCGCGTCGGATTCACGGTCGCGCAGCAGGCAGGCGTGATGCTCGTCGTCGGATCGACGCTGCTGGTGAATCCCGCCGCGCGCGTCCCGGCCATCGCCAAGGAGTCCGGGGCCTACCTCGCGATCCTCAACAAGGGTCAAACCGGCCTGGACGACATTGCCGATCTACGGGTTGATGCCCCGGCCGGGCTGGCGCTAACGTATCTGGCGGAACGATTGCTGTCGTCGGAACCGGGCTTTTGA
- a CDS encoding MBL fold metallo-hydrolase, which yields MSEIVVLGTAQDGGLPHAGCRCAQCERARVEPGFRRTPASLGIRAGGETILIDATSAVGEQMHLLQSASPDSTPGARYQPPPTILLTHAHTGHYVGLWQLDKSVMAANLVRVYGPPLTIQLLAANEPWRQMVEDGFISLSPLPVGEAHNLTSGLSVVPIPVPHRSEWRTDTVAYRIDGPTRSVLYLPDIDRWDDWDFDPTETLGSVDVALIDGTFWEPFTRPGVPHPPVTESLDRFEELARSGRTRIVFTHLNHSNPLVDPASAEAATVRERGFEIAQDGDVIGL from the coding sequence TTGAGCGAGATTGTCGTGCTGGGCACCGCCCAGGATGGCGGGCTGCCCCACGCAGGCTGTCGATGCGCGCAGTGCGAACGCGCACGAGTCGAACCGGGCTTCCGCCGCACTCCGGCATCACTCGGCATTCGTGCCGGCGGCGAGACCATCCTGATCGACGCCACGAGCGCCGTCGGTGAACAGATGCACCTGCTGCAGTCAGCATCGCCGGATAGCACGCCCGGCGCACGCTACCAGCCACCCCCGACAATTCTGCTGACGCACGCCCACACCGGCCACTACGTCGGCCTCTGGCAGCTGGACAAATCTGTCATGGCGGCGAACCTCGTGCGCGTGTATGGCCCTCCGCTGACGATTCAGCTCCTCGCAGCCAACGAGCCGTGGCGGCAGATGGTGGAGGATGGCTTCATCTCGCTCTCGCCACTGCCTGTCGGCGAAGCGCACAATCTCACGTCGGGCCTCAGCGTCGTTCCAATCCCCGTCCCGCACCGGTCCGAGTGGCGAACCGACACGGTCGCCTACCGGATCGACGGCCCGACGCGCAGCGTCCTCTATTTGCCGGACATCGACCGCTGGGACGACTGGGACTTCGACCCAACCGAAACGCTCGGATCGGTAGATGTAGCGCTCATCGACGGCACATTCTGGGAGCCGTTCACGCGACCGGGGGTGCCACATCCGCCCGTGACAGAATCGCTGGATCGTTTCGAAGAACTGGCAAGATCCGGACGCACACGTATCGTATTCACGCACCTCAATCACTCGAACCCGCTCGTCGATCCAGCCAGCGCAGAAGCCGCGACGGTCCGCGAACGTGGCTTTGAGATCGCGCAGGATGGCGACGTCATCGGCCTTTAA